TGGCCGGCATGGACCGCAACGGAGACAGGGTCATGGGCAGCCTGACCGACGCCAAGAACCAGCTCATAGACGAGATCCGCAAGCTCGAGACCACCGTGGATATCCTCAGGCAGAGCGAAACGACCCTGCTCTACATCCAGTTGGTCACCTCCACCGGCGGCAAGAATGTTTCCGTGATCAGGCAGTTTGCCCAGAAATTCGGACTGGCCCTGGTCATCCTCTTCATTGGCACCATACTGCTCTATTACGGCGCCAAATTGCTCATGTACCTGCTGTCCCTGCTGGGCGTGAAAGGATTCGGCCTCGGCAATCTGGGCGGCGGAACTCCATATGGATATGGCAATTATGCCAACCGCTACTACCATCGCCACGGCTATGGCGCCAACCGGCGCAAGGTGAAACGCATCTACAAGGGCAAACCTTCCGCCCCCCAAGGGGATGGGGAAGATCAAAACACAGATGACAACCAAAACTGGGAGAAACCATGATAGAACCCTGGCACGTTTGGATAATCCTGGGGATTATCTTCGTAATCGTCGAGATCCTTGATCCCGCCTTCTTTTTCATCGCCCTGGGCATCGGAGCCATCGGCACCGGCCTGCTCAGCCTGATCCACTTCATCGATGCCAGCATTCCGCTGCAGATCATCATCTTTGCCGTGATCAGCTTCATTGCCTTCCTGTTCGCGCGCAAACTGGGCAAAAAGCTGCTCCAGCACGCCACCGGCGACACAAACGTGGCCGCCCTCAAAGGCAGGACGGGGTTCATCACCCAGTCCATAGCGCCCGAAGGAAAGGGCCATGTCAAGGTCGGCGGTGAGGAATGGGTCGCCGTATCCGAGGATGGAGCCGCGCTCGAAAAAGACACCAGAGTCGTCATCCAGTCTATCGACGGCAACAAGCTGATCGTCAAGAAAGTAGAATAGATCGCCTTTCAGGACCAGCAACCAATTATACCGGCTTTCCCGCCCCAGAGGGAGTGCCGGTTTTTTTCGCGCTCACTTCCCGGGTGTTTATTTTGCCTGAGTGGCTCTCGCGCTGTTCCTCTGACATTTCCCTGTTCCCATCCAGAGCCCCCCTTCCCAGATCGGCGCCAGGGGAAATTTACCTCAACGACAATTCTGGAAACAATGTTCATCAAAACTCATAATTCGACTTGAAATATAAGGCAGTTAAACAACTCCGCCAACCGCATTTTTTCCTTGACAGCAATTTCTTATTCCAATATTTTGGTATCGTCTTATATCTGCCGACTGTGAAAGGAGTTGCATGTTGATACGAATTTCCTAAGGCAGCTCCATTTGCGCGGCTTGGTTCTGTAACTCAGAAATGAGGAGGCGGAATGAAAAGGTTATTGGCGCCACCGATCCTGGCAATCGGTGCGAGAATTGCGACCAAAGGCTCTGAAGGCAATAAATCCACGCTGCTTTCTCTTCCCATTCCGGGAACGAATAACTCCAAGAAGAAGCCGGCAATGCGTGCAAAAACCATCGTTACAACGGTCGTGATGGGAGTTTTGTTACTCGTTGCCTCCCCAGCCTGGTCGGCTTATCTGAGAAATATGCCCGTCACCGTCAAACAGCCAGACGGAACGGAGATCAAGTGCTTTGCCAGCGGGGATGAATTTCACAACTGGCTGCATGATGAAGCCAACTACACGATCATCCCCCATCCGCGGACTGGCTGGTATTGCTATGCCGAACCCAGCGGCGATGATGTGGTCGCGGGGCCCTTGGTCGTGGGACGGGACCTGCCACAAAGCCGGAACCTGGTTCCCGGCATAAACATCAGTCCGGCTTTATACCGGCAGTATTCCCAATCCAGGTTTTTCCTGCCCGAGGATTCCAAAGCCCCCACCATTGGCTTGATCAACAATATCGTGATCTTCATCCGTTTTGCCGATGACCCTGAGTTCGGCCAGGAGATCATCTATTACAACGGTTTGTTCAATGTGAATGCCA
The window above is part of the Candidatus Syntrophosphaera sp. genome. Proteins encoded here:
- a CDS encoding NfeD family protein, with translation MIEPWHVWIILGIIFVIVEILDPAFFFIALGIGAIGTGLLSLIHFIDASIPLQIIIFAVISFIAFLFARKLGKKLLQHATGDTNVAALKGRTGFITQSIAPEGKGHVKVGGEEWVAVSEDGAALEKDTRVVIQSIDGNKLIVKKVE